The following proteins come from a genomic window of Kitasatospora sp. NBC_01246:
- the holA gene encoding DNA polymerase III subunit delta, producing the protein MARKSAPDDLLAPLTLAVGQEELLLDRAVAQVVAAARAADPDTDVRDLPPGTLQPGSLAELTTPSLFAERKVIVVRAAQDLSADSVKELKAYIEAPADEVIVVLVHAGGAKGKGLLDAGRKAGGREVACAKLAKASDRLAFVRGEFRTLGRSATPEACQALLDALGSDLRELAAACSQLTSDVEGTIDETVVARYYSGRAEATGFEVADFAVTGRAAEALERLRWALAVGQPPTGITYALASGVRSIGRLATTGRNMRPADLARELGMPPWKVERVRQQMRGWTGDGVATALTAIAQADAAVKGGSDDPAFALERAVVAVARAARAGSGGRSY; encoded by the coding sequence ATGGCCAGGAAGAGTGCACCCGACGACCTGCTCGCCCCGCTGACCCTCGCGGTCGGCCAGGAGGAGCTGCTGCTCGACCGCGCGGTCGCCCAGGTGGTGGCGGCGGCGAGGGCTGCGGATCCGGACACCGATGTGCGGGACCTCCCGCCCGGGACCCTGCAGCCCGGCAGCCTCGCCGAGCTGACCACGCCCTCGCTGTTCGCCGAGCGCAAGGTGATCGTCGTCCGGGCCGCCCAGGACCTCTCCGCCGACTCCGTCAAGGAGCTCAAGGCGTACATCGAGGCCCCGGCCGACGAGGTGATCGTGGTGCTGGTGCACGCGGGCGGCGCCAAGGGCAAGGGCCTGCTGGACGCCGGGCGGAAGGCCGGCGGCCGTGAGGTCGCCTGCGCGAAGCTGGCGAAGGCGTCGGACCGGCTGGCCTTCGTCCGGGGAGAGTTCCGCACGCTCGGCAGGTCGGCCACCCCGGAGGCGTGCCAGGCCCTGCTGGACGCGCTCGGCAGTGACCTCCGCGAGCTGGCGGCCGCGTGCAGCCAGCTCACCTCGGACGTCGAGGGCACCATCGACGAGACGGTGGTGGCCCGCTACTACAGCGGCCGGGCCGAGGCCACCGGCTTCGAGGTGGCGGACTTCGCGGTCACCGGCCGGGCCGCCGAGGCGCTGGAGCGGTTGCGCTGGGCGCTGGCCGTCGGGCAGCCGCCGACCGGTATCACCTACGCGCTGGCGTCCGGGGTCCGCAGCATCGGTCGGCTGGCGACCACCGGGCGGAACATGCGCCCGGCCGATCTGGCCCGCGAGCTGGGGATGCCCCCGTGGAAGGTCGAGCGGGTCCGCCAGCAGATGCGCGGCTGGACGGGCGACGGCGTGGCCACGGCCCTGACGGCGATCGCCCAGGCGGACGCGGCCGTCAAGGGCGGCTCCGACGACCCCGCCTTCGCGCTGGAGCGGGCCGTGGTGGCCGTCGCCCGGGCCGCGCGCGCCGGCTCCGGGGGCCGTTCCTACTGA
- the rpsT gene encoding 30S ribosomal protein S20, whose protein sequence is MANIKSQIKRNKTNEKARLRNKAVKSSLKTALRKAREAAAAGETEKATVLARAASKALDKAVSKGVIHANQAANKKSAITKRVNAVQA, encoded by the coding sequence GTGGCGAACATCAAGTCCCAGATCAAGCGCAACAAGACCAACGAGAAGGCGCGCCTGCGCAACAAGGCCGTCAAGTCCTCGCTGAAGACCGCCCTGCGCAAGGCCCGTGAGGCCGCTGCCGCCGGCGAGACCGAGAAGGCCACCGTGCTGGCCCGCGCCGCCTCCAAGGCGCTGGACAAGGCCGTCAGCAAGGGCGTCATCCACGCCAACCAGGCCGCCAACAAGAAGTCGGCCATCACCAAGCGCGTCAACGCCGTCCAGGCCTGA